Genomic segment of Dromiciops gliroides isolate mDroGli1 chromosome 3, mDroGli1.pri, whole genome shotgun sequence:
aggtcccttctgccCAGGTCTCTCTGGAGAAATGAgttctctaggggcagctaggtggcgcagtggataaagcaccggccctagattcaagaagacctcagttcaaatctgacctcagacacttgacacttactagctgtagtgtgaccctgggcaagtcacttaaccctcattgtcccacaaaatgaATTTTCTCGTTCTTTGCTTGTGTTGTGCTGGGTTATTTCCCCTGTAGTTTCTCATCCTGAACTCCTGGtgtgttcttcctcctcccttctgcctTGTAGAATCCCTGGTTTCTCCTGAGCCTCAGCTCAAGAGCCACCTTCTAAAGGAAGGCTTTCCTGGTCTCCCTAGCTGCTAATGTTTTACCTTCCATCTGCTTTGGCAGCATCTATTATATATGTACTTTTTTACATGCCTGTTTTCTCTCCTATTACAACCATATGCTTCTTAGGCCAGAGGTATTTTGAtctatctttgcatccccagcccttagtacagtgcctaacaAGCAGTAAAGATTCAATATAGTTGATTGAGTGATTGAACATAATTTATTTCAAACCTACTAGAAATGATACAAGATAGGAAAACACAAGCAATGTCAGAGtgtatttctatctcttcttctaTCTGTAGCTTCTACCCTAAGCTGTAGATGGTGAGATAATATAGATGCTGGATTTTATAATCCTTAAAGTTCTAGGCCAATATGATATATAATAGTTATTATCACTACCTTCATCTTCATCTATTGCCCATCTCCCAGATGCTGCTCCCTAGGTAACTGTAGAGTGTCTTGGGAGCTGGGGGGTAACTGGGAGAGTATGAAGTCCCTGACTTGCATGTTTCATGTGTTTATGACACCTACCTTGCATCTAATGGGCATGAAACTGAAGCTTCAACCATTTGCCAGGTCCCAGGGGTGGGGCGAGTGATGTCACACTCACCTGTGACACCCACCACATCCAAGTTCCAGGCAATTTGAAATCCAGAAGACTAGAGGCAAGATGGTGAAGACCTGGGAAATTCCGTACTCTTGGAAACCTTAAGTATGTTTTATTGGAAGACCAACTTGGCAGCCCTTTGGAGGATTACCCACCTCACTCCCTTTACCCAGAAGCACCTGAAGAAGGTCTATGCTAGCCTGGGCCTCTGTATGCTTGTGGCAGCCACAGGAGCCCACATGAATGTGGTTGCCCATTTCTTTCAGGCTGGATTCCTCTCAACTGTGAGTTCATTTGGATTGCTCTTTTGGCTGCTTATCACACCCCACAGAAATGACACTGAGCCGAAGAGACTGCTTCTGCTGGCCGGATTTGCTTTCCTCATAGGGGTTGGCTTGGGGCCTGAACTGGACTCATGCATCGCCATTGACTCCAACATTGTCCCCTCTTCCTTTCTGGGCACAACAATGACCTTCAGCTCTTTCACCCTGAACTCATTCTATGGCCAATGCATTAGCTGCCTCTACCTTGGTGGCATCTTGATGTCAGCCCTGAGCCTGATACTCATCTCTTACCTGGGGAACCTCTTCTTTATATCCACGTGGCTCTCTCAAGCAAACGTGTACATCGGGCTGGCATTCCTGTGTGGACTGGTGATTTTCGATACACAACTCATCATTGAAAAGGcagagaaaaaagatgaagattACATCAGCCATTGCATGGACCTCTTCCTGGATTTTGTCACCCTCTTCAGGAGATTCATGGTGAtcattgaaatgaatgaaaagggcaagctgagaaagaaataaaatgatgacTGTCTAGCATTTTTCTCATTGTCTTTCTTCCTACAACCCCCAATTTCCTCTTGACACACACCACAAGAGACACAtcattgaaaaagaaaggcattggtaagaaacaaaacaaaacaaaacaaaacaaaaactttgacCCTTTCTAAGTTTTCTGTTGtgagtctttgtttttgttttaaattagaaaactgaTTATCAGAtcttctaaaattctagcttCATGATTCATGAGGTTCCATTTACCCCCTTTTCCCACTCTTTTCCCTAttctctattctttcctccatcagGCGAGAGTCCTAAGTAGGGTTGGACAGAGAAACTTTTCCCCAGTGGATCTGTCAAGGGGATAAGCATGAAGGTTGGGAGAAAGAAGATAAGCATTGGGGTGGAGATGATGAACTATTTCCCTAAGGGGTGAAAAGTGGTGTCCTTTCAGGAGGCCTCCTCCCAGTACACCTCCTTCTGATCAGCAAGGAAGTAGCACAGTACCAGATAGGACCAGAACCTGCAGAAGTCTGGGAAGTGATCCCTCTGCGCATGACTGGTTCAGAGAAGTAGAGATAAGGGAGGGTCCTTTAAATGTTCCAAGGGACCAGAAGGAAGACAAGAAGATAGTGCCTCATGCCTTGGTTTTTGACCTATCTTTTCCAAAGGGCTGTCTCCAGGCATCTATTATTACCCAATAATGTTTGACCttcctcagattttttttcacgCTTTTCCTCAGGCTTTGGGGTTGAGGCTAGGCTGAAAGTGATGGCTTTAGCAGTCAATAGGAGGACGACACTTTACAGCTGTCTGGGCACTGGGGAGGaggatgagtgtgtgtgtgtgtgtgtgtgtgtgtgtgtgtgtgtgtgttgggtttGGAATGAATCGCCaggttcatttgttttttgctcaGGTTACCTCTCAGTTGTCTTTCCCTAGTAAAGAGGCAATGGGTAGAGAAGACAAGTCAA
This window contains:
- the LOC122747093 gene encoding bax inhibitor 1-like, with translation MIQCDVITGDASMIAPNLCKLNDLGSQVIVYTGFREVQVFYREMWDTTAEYINFPPHRQVIIYMPVVCISPTLWVIHNMNSSGINQLQEPTEKRQDGEDLGNSVLLETLSMFYWKTNLAALWRITHLTPFTQKHLKKVYASLGLCMLVAATGAHMNVVAHFFQAGFLSTVSSFGLLFWLLITPHRNDTEPKRLLLLAGFAFLIGVGLGPELDSCIAIDSNIVPSSFLGTTMTFSSFTLNSFYGQCISCLYLGGILMSALSLILISYLGNLFFISTWLSQANVYIGLAFLCGLVIFDTQLIIEKAEKKDEDYISHCMDLFLDFVTLFRRFMVIIEMNEKGKLRKK